A section of the Rhizobium sp. SSA_523 genome encodes:
- a CDS encoding diguanylate cyclase, with the protein MTDAMIYGAMTEGAITAGTTTAGTTTGSVMAAAEIDPLERVRHRLLRIATAHDIDDGESTRMIQSLDTIALMDQFPEWLTLKDRRGRLVFANAAVLAKAGASALSDIFGKTVFDILGEERAEERFLLEQQLMSLGETHEQEELARLPDGQEVWLWTTRTPLRDREGRVAGLIVMSREITERKREEGLRKDQAAVLEMVARGKPLTQILEGICRLVQRQLNDIRASFLLADEEGARLHHGEAPDLPLAYTRLVDGVEIGPRAGSCGTAAWRRSTVIVRDIETDPLWANFRDIALIFGLRSCWSTPVLSSEREVLGTLALYSATVREPTDREMELALMATDLAAIAIERTRNEDRIRHMAHHDPLTGLPNRALFWPQFSRMLNEARREGRNVTVAYIDLDNFKQINDGFGHAAGDEVLKILSSRLQRSVRSSDLLVRLGGDEFAIVFSNPAHEHAGVLRRLGDIRSHLGEAMEVEGEILRPTSSMGIAFFPQDGATPEELLACADRFMYQAKAQGRDTMEVAPPPSRFAVAGE; encoded by the coding sequence ATGACGGATGCCATGATCTATGGAGCAATGACCGAGGGCGCGATCACGGCCGGAACCACCACGGCCGGAACGACCACGGGCAGCGTGATGGCGGCTGCGGAGATCGATCCGCTGGAGCGGGTCCGCCATCGTCTCCTGCGCATTGCCACCGCCCATGATATCGATGACGGCGAAAGCACCCGCATGATCCAGTCTCTGGATACCATCGCTCTGATGGACCAGTTCCCGGAATGGCTGACGCTGAAGGATCGGCGCGGCCGTCTCGTCTTTGCCAATGCCGCCGTTCTGGCCAAGGCCGGCGCCAGCGCACTGTCCGACATTTTCGGCAAGACGGTCTTCGACATTCTCGGCGAAGAGCGGGCGGAGGAACGCTTCCTGCTCGAACAGCAGCTGATGTCGCTCGGCGAAACGCATGAGCAGGAAGAACTGGCGCGGCTGCCGGACGGCCAGGAGGTCTGGCTCTGGACGACGCGCACGCCCCTGCGCGACAGAGAGGGCCGGGTGGCCGGGCTCATCGTGATGTCGCGCGAGATCACTGAACGCAAGCGGGAGGAGGGCTTGCGCAAGGACCAGGCCGCCGTTCTGGAAATGGTGGCGCGCGGCAAGCCGCTGACGCAGATCCTGGAAGGGATTTGCCGGCTGGTCCAGCGGCAGCTGAACGATATCCGGGCATCCTTCCTGCTGGCCGACGAGGAGGGCGCGCGCCTTCATCACGGCGAGGCGCCGGATCTGCCGCTGGCCTATACGCGCCTCGTCGACGGGGTGGAGATCGGGCCGCGGGCCGGCTCCTGCGGCACGGCCGCCTGGCGGCGCAGCACCGTCATCGTCCGCGATATCGAAACGGATCCGCTCTGGGCAAACTTCCGCGACATTGCCCTGATCTTCGGCCTGCGCTCCTGCTGGTCGACCCCCGTGCTCAGCAGCGAGCGCGAGGTCCTCGGCACGCTCGCCCTTTATTCCGCCACCGTGCGCGAGCCGACCGACCGGGAGATGGAGCTGGCGCTGATGGCGACCGATCTTGCCGCCATCGCCATCGAACGCACGCGCAACGAGGACCGGATCCGCCATATGGCGCATCACGACCCGCTGACGGGCCTGCCGAACCGGGCGCTGTTCTGGCCACAGTTCAGCCGCATGCTGAACGAGGCCCGCCGCGAAGGGCGCAATGTCACCGTCGCCTATATCGATCTCGATAATTTCAAGCAGATCAATGATGGCTTCGGCCATGCCGCCGGTGACGAGGTGCTGAAGATCCTGTCGTCCAGGCTGCAGCGCTCCGTCAGGTCAAGCGATCTTCTGGTGCGGCTGGGGGGAGACGAATTCGCCATCGTCTTCAGCAATCCGGCCCATGAACATGCAGGCGTCCTGCGCCGGCTGGGCGATATCCGCAGCCATCTGGGCGAGGCGATGGAGGTGGAGGGCGAGATCCTGCGCCCCACGAGCAGCATGGGCATTGCCTTCTTCCCGCAGGACGGCGCGACGCCGGAGGAACTCCTCGCTTGCGCCGATCGCTTCATGTACCAGGCCAAGGCGCAGGGGCGCGACACGATGGAAGTGGCGCCGCCGCCCAGCCGCTTCGCGGTTGCGGGGGAATAG
- a CDS encoding MarR family winged helix-turn-helix transcriptional regulator, with the protein MRTKTQHPDPAPSGTASETEGLTAAGPPEAAHEGLKAIQGGSEAIHDAPGDAPDAGTDAPGDAVLLIGESMTRMRVMMGRRVISKMAIARAAPSLDLSQLDVLDVVRRIGAEGGEASVGAVAEAMRLDPSRGSRMVAELVSLKLLRRQACQGDGRRSILRLTAEGDHLMGEIRAIKHGLIASATEDWSQEERLAFSALFSRFLDGLAQSYPPPSDSAAG; encoded by the coding sequence GTGCGCACCAAGACACAGCATCCGGACCCTGCCCCTTCCGGCACGGCGAGCGAGACGGAAGGCCTGACCGCTGCCGGCCCGCCGGAGGCCGCTCATGAGGGCTTGAAAGCCATTCAGGGAGGCTCGGAGGCCATTCACGATGCGCCGGGCGACGCGCCGGATGCCGGAACCGATGCGCCGGGCGATGCCGTGCTGCTGATCGGCGAAAGCATGACGCGGATGCGCGTGATGATGGGGCGGCGGGTCATCAGCAAGATGGCGATCGCCCGGGCGGCGCCGAGCCTCGACCTGTCCCAGCTCGATGTTCTGGATGTGGTGCGCCGGATCGGCGCCGAGGGCGGCGAGGCAAGCGTTGGCGCCGTTGCCGAGGCGATGCGGCTCGATCCCTCGCGCGGCAGCCGCATGGTGGCGGAGCTGGTGAGCCTTAAACTCCTGCGCCGCCAGGCCTGCCAGGGCGACGGACGTCGCTCCATTCTGCGCCTGACGGCCGAGGGCGACCATCTGATGGGCGAGATCCGCGCCATCAAGCACGGGCTGATCGCCTCGGCCACCGAGGATTGGTCGCAGGAGGAGCGGCTGGCCTTCAGCGCCCTCTTCTCCCGCTTTCTCGACGGCCTGGCGCAAAGCTATCCACCGCCCTCGGACAGCGCCGCGGGCTAA
- a CDS encoding MDR family MFS transporter, giving the protein MDMSQTQFQPLISEPRLRLTVFLFLLTAMFMATLDNQIVSTALPTIVGEFGAFERFGWVGSAYLLATSAVMPVYGKLGDLFGRKYVMIAAVTIFTIGSLLCGLAWSMNSLIAARVFQGLGGGGIMVSIFSINADLFEPRERARYQSYSSLVIMASGTVGPTIGGTLSDLFGWRSIFLVNLPIGLVVLAGLIYLLPNRRPARQPKIDYLGAVLLALASTSVVLLTDGLSLFGALFSWQSGLVLLIGLAAVLFWIAVERRAPEPIIPLRLFKDSTFSLFLVVSLMTGGVAIGMVNYFALFLQTTTGLSPTQAGLFFIAVTGGIVIGSLSAGRLISITGRYKPFVVAGLILNVVTLLIFSQLHAGSSLILVAVVMLMQGLSIGLGQQGPIIGVQNAVPRADVGSATGAVTLTRMGGAAIAISVYGAVIAAVMQGVQVAGVETVTTLTPDQLSKLPDAARLAIAEAYAGAFEPMFLTAAGFAFVGLMAALMLKPVRLPTATLKKQ; this is encoded by the coding sequence ATGGACATGTCGCAAACACAGTTTCAGCCGCTAATCAGCGAGCCTCGTCTCCGGCTGACTGTTTTCCTCTTTCTCCTGACGGCCATGTTCATGGCAACGCTCGACAACCAGATCGTCTCGACGGCGCTTCCGACGATCGTCGGCGAATTCGGCGCCTTCGAGCGCTTCGGCTGGGTCGGCTCGGCCTATCTTCTGGCCACCAGCGCCGTCATGCCGGTCTATGGCAAGCTCGGCGATCTGTTCGGCCGCAAATATGTGATGATTGCCGCCGTCACCATCTTCACCATCGGCTCGCTCTTGTGCGGTCTCGCCTGGTCGATGAACAGCCTGATTGCCGCCCGCGTCTTCCAGGGCCTTGGCGGCGGCGGCATCATGGTGTCGATCTTCTCCATCAATGCCGATCTGTTCGAGCCGCGCGAGCGGGCACGCTACCAGAGCTATTCCAGCCTTGTGATCATGGCCTCCGGCACGGTCGGACCGACGATCGGCGGCACGCTGAGCGATCTCTTCGGCTGGCGGTCGATCTTCCTCGTCAACCTGCCGATCGGCCTTGTCGTGCTGGCCGGCCTGATCTACCTCCTGCCGAACCGCCGGCCGGCGCGCCAGCCGAAGATCGATTATCTGGGCGCTGTTCTCCTGGCGCTGGCCAGCACCTCTGTCGTTCTTCTGACCGATGGCCTGTCGCTGTTCGGCGCGCTGTTCTCCTGGCAGAGCGGGCTCGTCCTCCTCATCGGCCTTGCCGCAGTGCTGTTCTGGATTGCGGTGGAACGGCGCGCGCCGGAGCCGATCATCCCGCTGCGCCTGTTCAAGGATTCGACCTTCTCGCTGTTTCTCGTCGTCTCGCTGATGACGGGCGGCGTCGCCATCGGCATGGTCAATTATTTCGCGCTCTTCCTGCAGACGACGACCGGGCTGAGCCCGACGCAGGCCGGCCTGTTCTTCATTGCCGTCACCGGCGGCATCGTCATCGGCTCGCTGTCGGCCGGCCGGCTGATTTCCATCACCGGGCGCTACAAGCCCTTCGTGGTCGCCGGCCTTATCCTCAACGTCGTGACCCTGCTGATCTTCTCGCAATTGCATGCCGGCAGTTCGCTCATCCTTGTCGCGGTGGTCATGCTGATGCAGGGCCTGTCGATCGGCCTTGGCCAGCAGGGCCCGATCATCGGCGTGCAGAATGCCGTGCCGCGGGCGGATGTCGGCTCGGCCACCGGCGCCGTCACCTTGACGCGCATGGGAGGAGCGGCCATCGCCATTTCGGTCTATGGCGCGGTGATTGCCGCCGTCATGCAGGGCGTGCAGGTGGCGGGTGTCGAGACCGTGACGACGCTGACGCCGGATCAGCTGTCGAAACTGCCCGATGCGGCCAGGCTTGCCATTGCCGAGGCCTATGCCGGTGCCTTCGAACCCATGTTCCTCACCGCTGCCGGCTTCGCATTTGTCGGCCTGATGGCGGCGCTGATGCTCAAGCCCGTGCGCCTGCCGACGGCAACGCTGAAGAAGCAATAG
- a CDS encoding ligase-associated DNA damage response exonuclease, giving the protein MKAEALLCPTPAGLFCPPGNFHIDPVRPVERALITHGHADHARAGHTHVMATRQTLEIMALRYGADFAETTQAAEFGAVTDVSGVSVRFHPAGHVLGSAQIAVEHKGMRIVVSGDYKRGVDPTCAPFEPVACDVFITEATFGLPVFHHPDPKAETRKLLASLEQFPERTHLVGAYALGKAQRVIRLIRDCGYDRPIFIHGALAKLCDYYAGQGIDLGELRPATQEKKDPGAFHGAVVLGPPSAFQDRWARRFQEPLIAFASGWMMVRQRARQGGVELPLVISDHCDWPELLETISEIAPAEVWVTHGREEALVRWCELSGIAARPLHLVGYEDEGD; this is encoded by the coding sequence ATGAAAGCCGAAGCCTTGCTGTGTCCCACCCCGGCGGGGCTGTTTTGCCCGCCCGGAAACTTCCATATCGATCCCGTGCGTCCGGTCGAGCGGGCGCTCATCACCCACGGCCATGCCGATCACGCCAGGGCCGGCCATACCCATGTCATGGCCACGCGCCAGACGCTGGAAATCATGGCGCTGCGCTATGGTGCGGATTTTGCCGAGACCACCCAGGCGGCCGAGTTCGGCGCGGTAACCGATGTCTCCGGCGTCTCGGTGCGGTTCCATCCGGCCGGCCATGTCCTCGGATCGGCGCAGATCGCCGTCGAGCACAAGGGCATGCGCATCGTCGTCTCCGGCGATTACAAGCGCGGCGTCGATCCCACCTGCGCGCCCTTCGAGCCGGTCGCCTGCGATGTCTTCATCACCGAGGCGACCTTCGGCCTGCCCGTCTTCCACCATCCGGATCCGAAGGCCGAGACCCGCAAGCTGCTGGCCTCTCTCGAACAATTTCCCGAACGCACGCATCTGGTCGGCGCCTATGCCCTGGGAAAGGCGCAGCGGGTCATCCGCCTGATCCGCGATTGCGGCTATGACCGGCCGATCTTCATCCACGGCGCGCTCGCCAAGCTCTGCGATTATTATGCCGGGCAGGGGATCGATCTGGGCGAGCTGCGGCCGGCTACGCAGGAAAAGAAGGACCCCGGAGCCTTTCACGGGGCTGTCGTGCTGGGGCCACCCTCCGCCTTCCAGGACCGCTGGGCGCGGCGCTTTCAGGAGCCGCTGATCGCCTTTGCCTCCGGCTGGATGATGGTGCGCCAGCGCGCCCGGCAGGGCGGCGTCGAACTGCCGCTGGTGATTTCCGACCATTGCGACTGGCCGGAGCTTCTGGAAACGATCAGCGAGATCGCCCCCGCGGAGGTCTGGGTGACCCATGGCCGCGAGGAAGCGCTGGTGCGCTGGTGCGAACTGTCCGGCATTGCCGCCCGCCCGCTGCATCTCGTCGGCTACGAGGACGAGGGAGATTGA
- a CDS encoding cisplatin damage response ATP-dependent DNA ligase, translating into MKAFSTLLDRLVLTPSRNAKLRLLADYFRTTPDPDRGYGLAALAGTLDLKGVKPALLKELALERLDPVLFQYSYDYVGDLAETIALIWDGGAKERVPADHQPRLSEVVHRMNALGRTEVRPAVRDLLDHLDHSSRFAFLKLATGSLRIGVSARLAKQALSDMGGRDVTEIETLWHGLAPPYEALFAWLEGKADKPVLATPAIFHSVMLANPVEDGDLNRLDPDDYAAEWKWDGIRVQISSFGGTRKLYSRSGDDVSGAFPDVIAAINFEGVVDGELLVGGTARSNSATRTFSDLQQRLNRKTVTPKLAQDYPAFVRAYDLLFERDEDIRARSYLDRRARLASLIEDAPHDRFDLSPLVGFDSWDALNALRLSPPDPVIEGVMLKRKDSPYQAGRLKGPWFKWKRDPFNIDAVMMYAQRGHGKRSSYYSDFTFGVWAQGPEAEHLVPVGKAYFGFTDAELEILDKFVRDNTVERFGPVRAVRAEPDFGFVLEVAFEGINRSTRHKSGVAMRFPRIARLRADKLPRDADRLSTLMAMVEAKA; encoded by the coding sequence ATGAAGGCCTTCTCCACCCTGCTCGATCGCCTGGTGCTGACACCCTCCCGCAATGCCAAGCTGCGGCTGCTCGCAGACTATTTCCGCACCACGCCCGATCCCGATCGCGGCTATGGCCTGGCGGCGCTGGCCGGCACGCTGGATCTGAAGGGGGTGAAGCCGGCGCTTCTGAAGGAACTGGCGCTGGAAAGGCTGGATCCGGTCCTCTTCCAATATTCCTACGATTATGTCGGCGATCTGGCGGAGACCATCGCGCTGATTTGGGATGGCGGCGCCAAGGAAAGGGTGCCGGCCGATCACCAGCCGCGGCTCTCGGAGGTCGTCCACAGGATGAATGCGCTGGGACGAACCGAGGTGCGCCCGGCCGTGCGCGACCTGCTCGATCATCTCGATCACTCCAGCCGCTTCGCCTTCCTCAAGCTTGCCACGGGTTCGTTGCGCATCGGAGTGTCCGCAAGGCTTGCCAAGCAGGCGCTGTCGGACATGGGCGGGCGCGACGTCACGGAGATCGAGACGCTGTGGCACGGTCTGGCCCCGCCTTACGAGGCGCTGTTTGCCTGGCTGGAAGGCAAGGCGGACAAACCGGTCCTGGCAACGCCTGCCATCTTCCATTCGGTGATGCTGGCCAATCCGGTCGAGGATGGCGATCTGAACCGGCTGGACCCGGACGATTATGCGGCGGAATGGAAATGGGACGGGATCCGCGTGCAGATCTCCTCCTTCGGCGGCACCCGCAAGCTCTATTCGCGATCCGGCGACGATGTCTCCGGCGCCTTTCCCGACGTGATTGCGGCGATCAATTTCGAGGGCGTGGTGGATGGCGAATTGCTGGTCGGCGGCACGGCGCGCTCCAACAGCGCCACCCGCACCTTTTCCGACCTGCAGCAGCGGCTGAACCGCAAGACCGTCACGCCGAAACTCGCGCAGGATTATCCGGCCTTCGTGCGCGCCTATGACCTGCTTTTCGAGCGCGACGAGGACATTCGGGCCAGATCCTATCTCGACCGCCGGGCGCGTCTCGCCTCGCTGATCGAGGATGCCCCGCATGACCGGTTCGACCTGTCGCCGCTGGTCGGTTTCGACAGCTGGGACGCGCTGAACGCCCTGCGCCTGTCGCCGCCGGATCCGGTGATCGAAGGCGTCATGCTGAAGAGGAAGGACAGCCCCTACCAGGCCGGCCGGCTCAAGGGCCCCTGGTTCAAATGGAAGCGCGATCCCTTCAATATCGATGCGGTGATGATGTATGCGCAGCGCGGCCATGGCAAAAGATCCAGCTATTACTCCGATTTCACCTTCGGCGTCTGGGCGCAGGGCCCGGAGGCGGAGCATCTCGTGCCTGTCGGCAAGGCCTATTTCGGCTTCACCGATGCCGAGCTGGAAATCCTCGACAAATTCGTGCGCGACAATACCGTGGAGCGCTTCGGGCCGGTCAGGGCCGTGCGGGCCGAACCGGATTTCGGCTTCGTGCTGGAAGTCGCCTTCGAGGGGATCAACCGCTCCACCCGCCATAAATCCGGCGTTGCCATGCGCTTCCCGCGGATCGCCCGCCTGCGCGCCGACAAGCTGCCGCGCGATGCCGATCGCCTCTCGACATTGATGGCCATGGTGGAGGCGAAGGCTTAA
- a CDS encoding S9 family peptidase, which translates to MPLSRRQILSSLTAASLLPALPMRHAFAQDSPPPFPVPAVPPLDTRDYAQARQSFRTNLLRQGPSPEQSGPLGEPPGARRVFYPGGPDGTLKLIAWVSQYEPSVKLKPAVLFLHGGNATGDGHWELVMPYAKAGFVVMLPSFRGENGQAGNYSGFYDETSDALAAADFLENLPGIDRSRIYLAGHSNGGTLSLLAGMTRPFRAAVPISAGVSAWRYFGRYRKEIPFDPKDPSELVMRSSVCFGASLKCPTLLLRGTEERPFDDNHQLLITRARSAGQTIDHRLLPGTHNGVVPAAVEESIRFFRHYGA; encoded by the coding sequence ATGCCGCTATCCCGTCGCCAGATCCTGTCCTCGCTCACTGCCGCAAGCCTTTTGCCGGCCCTGCCGATGCGCCACGCTTTCGCGCAGGATTCGCCACCGCCCTTTCCGGTTCCGGCCGTGCCGCCGCTCGACACGCGCGATTATGCACAGGCGCGCCAGTCCTTCCGGACCAATCTCCTGCGGCAAGGGCCTTCGCCGGAACAGTCCGGTCCGCTGGGCGAGCCGCCCGGCGCGCGCCGGGTCTTCTATCCCGGCGGTCCGGATGGCACGCTGAAGCTGATCGCCTGGGTTTCGCAGTACGAGCCCTCGGTGAAGCTGAAGCCGGCGGTCCTGTTCCTGCATGGCGGGAATGCCACCGGCGACGGGCATTGGGAACTCGTCATGCCCTATGCCAAAGCCGGCTTTGTCGTCATGCTGCCCTCGTTTCGCGGCGAGAACGGCCAGGCCGGCAATTATTCCGGCTTTTACGACGAAACGAGCGATGCGCTGGCCGCCGCCGATTTTCTCGAAAACCTGCCAGGCATCGACCGCAGCCGGATCTATCTGGCCGGCCACAGCAATGGCGGCACGCTTTCGCTGCTGGCTGGCATGACACGGCCCTTCCGCGCCGCCGTGCCGATCTCCGCCGGCGTCAGCGCCTGGCGCTATTTCGGCCGCTACCGCAAGGAAATCCCCTTCGATCCAAAGGATCCGAGCGAGCTCGTCATGCGCTCCTCGGTCTGTTTCGGCGCGAGCCTCAAATGTCCCACCCTGCTTTTGCGCGGAACGGAGGAGCGGCCCTTCGACGATAATCATCAATTGCTGATCACGCGCGCGCGCAGCGCCGGCCAGACGATCGATCACCGGCTTTTGCCTGGCACCCATAATGGCGTCGTGCCGGCCGCCGTCGAGGAGAGCATTCGCTTCTTCCGCCATTACGGCGCGTGA
- a CDS encoding L,D-transpeptidase: MPFAASIFTPALVRRCSLAALFSAIGTLSGCILVTDTSRMNPDVFVRETSPVFLNPVYATQLAVQPQPVPQREAIPQKRELYQTQFHQTYGIPVANPVHRIYYQSVRDDGHTLPAIPYSRIDARYLRQEVDYRTSEAPGTLVVDTRQRFLYLVQPNGKAIRYGIGIGRDGFAWSGRGVIQWKAKWPRWTPPADMVARQPELARFSAAEGGALPGLNNPLGARALYIFKGGKDTLYRVHGTPDWQSIGKATSSGCVRLLNQDVIDLYERVPSSTPIVVL, translated from the coding sequence ATGCCGTTTGCCGCCTCGATTTTCACGCCAGCTCTGGTCAGACGCTGCAGTCTTGCCGCCCTGTTTTCGGCCATCGGCACCCTGTCCGGCTGCATTCTGGTGACCGATACGAGCCGGATGAACCCGGATGTCTTCGTGCGGGAAACCTCGCCCGTCTTCCTGAACCCGGTCTATGCGACGCAGCTTGCCGTGCAGCCGCAGCCTGTGCCGCAGCGCGAGGCCATTCCGCAGAAGCGCGAGCTCTACCAGACCCAGTTCCACCAGACCTACGGCATTCCGGTCGCCAATCCGGTGCATCGCATCTATTACCAGAGCGTGCGCGATGACGGGCACACGCTGCCGGCCATTCCCTATTCGCGGATCGATGCCCGTTACCTGCGCCAGGAGGTTGATTACCGCACCAGCGAGGCGCCGGGCACGCTGGTCGTCGATACGAGGCAGCGCTTTCTGTATCTGGTGCAGCCGAACGGCAAGGCGATCCGCTACGGCATCGGCATCGGACGCGACGGCTTTGCCTGGTCGGGGCGCGGCGTCATCCAGTGGAAGGCCAAATGGCCGCGCTGGACGCCGCCGGCAGACATGGTGGCGCGCCAGCCGGAACTGGCGAGATTCTCCGCTGCCGAGGGCGGCGCCCTGCCGGGGCTCAACAATCCGCTCGGTGCCCGGGCGCTCTATATCTTCAAGGGCGGCAAGGATACGCTCTACCGCGTGCATGGCACGCCGGACTGGCAGTCCATCGGCAAGGCCACATCGTCCGGTTGCGTCCGCCTGCTCAATCAGGACGTCATCGATCTTTACGAACGCGTACCGTCCTCGACGCCGATCGTGGTGCTCTGA
- a CDS encoding L,D-transpeptidase, whose translation MTRDTISRRRLLSLLAVGTASTLAGCASSGPGGNLPLRTVALGPAGLPPPPTGRSPELDATYGQMVDGGYVIPAIPYWKIPSQFYRQRVVNSTGERPGTVVVDTNARFLYLVEPGGETAMRYGVGIGREGFAWQGEGVIQWRQKWPKWTPPAEMIARQPELVKYSAANGGMPPGLMNPLGARALYIFQNGQDTLYRLHGSPEWNSIGKAVSSGCVRLMNQDIIDLYERVPNKARIIVWQ comes from the coding sequence ATGACACGTGATACCATCAGCCGCCGCCGTCTCCTGAGCCTGCTCGCAGTCGGTACCGCTTCCACACTTGCGGGCTGCGCCTCTTCCGGTCCCGGCGGCAATCTGCCGCTCCGCACCGTTGCGCTCGGCCCTGCCGGCCTGCCGCCGCCGCCGACGGGCCGTTCGCCGGAACTCGACGCCACCTATGGCCAGATGGTCGATGGCGGCTATGTCATCCCTGCGATTCCCTATTGGAAGATCCCCTCGCAATTCTACCGCCAGCGGGTGGTGAACTCCACCGGCGAGCGCCCCGGCACCGTCGTGGTCGATACCAATGCGCGCTTCCTCTACCTGGTCGAGCCGGGCGGCGAGACTGCCATGCGCTACGGCGTCGGCATCGGTCGCGAAGGCTTTGCCTGGCAGGGTGAGGGCGTGATCCAGTGGCGCCAGAAATGGCCGAAATGGACCCCGCCGGCAGAAATGATCGCGCGCCAGCCCGAACTGGTGAAATATTCCGCAGCCAATGGCGGCATGCCGCCGGGCCTGATGAACCCGCTGGGTGCGCGCGCGCTTTATATTTTCCAGAACGGCCAGGACACGCTTTATCGCCTGCATGGCAGCCCGGAATGGAACTCCATCGGCAAGGCCGTATCCTCCGGTTGCGTGCGGCTGATGAACCAGGACATTATCGACCTTTACGAGCGCGTGCCGAACAAGGCACGGATCATCGTCTGGCAGTAA
- a CDS encoding serine hydrolase: protein MMLMIGAILFGAEARAGYADFILDVNSGKVLQSTNADELNHPASLTKMMTLYMVFEALRDGRLSWDQKIVMSANGARTIPTKLGIRAGQTYTVREAVYGMIVRSANDVAEGIGDHLYGSEEGFGRAMTAKARQLGMSRTVFRNGSGLPDSRQVTTARDMARLGLALMRDYPKEYALFSTATFKFRGRTLRGHNNLMYRYKGMDGIKTGFTNASGFNLVSAVNDNGRRVIGVVLGGKTARSRDARMAELLDAAMPKAATRGGTLMAALRPGKAAEFTPPPAAAVPVPVMPRAAETADLSKFPARPAAPAQAVAPLPPLPRAEAAAPAREKLPAQALVADRYATAARPPVARAPTVTRAAPPAELAFADQATSLSDAAPSQAALPFQVVSAAGWRVQLGTAGSETEAITLLSRAMPMLDGRFGGLTPYTDSVHGAAGARYRARFSGFADQSTALSACKTLKQNSLACEVVPAGG from the coding sequence ATGATGCTGATGATCGGCGCGATTCTGTTTGGAGCCGAAGCCAGGGCCGGCTATGCCGATTTCATTCTGGACGTTAATTCCGGCAAGGTGCTGCAATCGACCAATGCCGATGAGTTGAACCATCCCGCCTCGCTGACCAAGATGATGACGCTCTACATGGTGTTCGAGGCGCTGCGCGACGGCCGCCTGAGCTGGGACCAGAAGATCGTCATGTCGGCCAATGGCGCCCGCACCATTCCCACCAAGCTCGGCATCCGGGCCGGCCAGACCTATACGGTGCGCGAGGCTGTCTACGGCATGATCGTCCGCTCCGCCAATGATGTGGCCGAAGGGATCGGCGATCATCTTTACGGCTCGGAGGAAGGCTTCGGCCGGGCGATGACGGCGAAGGCCCGCCAGCTCGGCATGAGCCGCACGGTGTTTCGCAACGGCTCCGGCCTGCCCGACAGCCGGCAGGTGACGACGGCCCGCGACATGGCCCGGCTGGGTCTGGCGCTGATGCGCGATTATCCCAAGGAATATGCCCTGTTCTCCACGGCAACCTTCAAGTTCCGCGGCAGGACGCTGCGCGGCCACAACAATCTGATGTATCGCTACAAGGGCATGGACGGCATCAAGACCGGCTTTACCAATGCCAGCGGCTTCAACCTCGTCAGCGCCGTCAACGACAATGGCCGGCGCGTCATCGGCGTCGTCCTGGGCGGCAAGACCGCCCGCAGCCGCGATGCCCGCATGGCCGAGCTTCTGGATGCGGCCATGCCCAAGGCCGCCACGCGCGGCGGCACGCTGATGGCAGCGCTGCGCCCCGGCAAGGCCGCCGAATTCACGCCGCCGCCGGCTGCCGCCGTGCCCGTGCCGGTCATGCCGCGGGCTGCCGAAACCGCCGACCTGTCGAAATTCCCGGCCCGTCCCGCCGCGCCGGCGCAGGCTGTCGCGCCGCTGCCGCCGCTTCCCCGGGCGGAAGCCGCAGCCCCAGCGCGCGAAAAGCTGCCGGCACAAGCCCTTGTTGCGGATCGCTATGCAACAGCGGCGCGCCCGCCCGTTGCCCGCGCGCCTACCGTCACCCGTGCGGCTCCTCCCGCCGAACTGGCCTTTGCCGACCAGGCGACAAGCCTTTCGGACGCCGCGCCATCGCAGGCCGCCCTCCCCTTCCAGGTGGTCAGCGCGGCCGGCTGGCGCGTCCAGCTCGGCACTGCCGGAAGCGAGACCGAGGCCATCACCCTCCTGTCGCGCGCCATGCCCATGCTTGACGGCCGCTTTGGCGGTCTGACGCCTTATACCGATTCCGTGCATGGTGCCGCGGGCGCCCGCTACCGCGCCCGCTTCTCCGGCTTTGCCGACCAGTCGACGGCCTTGTCGGCCTGCAAGACCCTGAAGCAGAACAGCCTCGCCTGCGAGGTGGTGCCGGCAGGCGGCTAA
- a CDS encoding antitoxin Xre/MbcA/ParS toxin-binding domain-containing protein, whose amino-acid sequence MQQGAVSRYLGELQEVGGLKGTDIANITDVSKATVSRWKAGTMKPHPRIELILSDLYYIVGRLSDYYSGDEIRLWLYARHPQLDGQRAIDLIHDGKSIDVLSVLDRLDAGAYL is encoded by the coding sequence ATGCAGCAAGGCGCCGTCTCTCGCTATCTGGGAGAATTGCAGGAGGTCGGGGGCCTGAAGGGCACCGACATCGCAAACATTACGGATGTGTCTAAGGCGACGGTTTCCCGCTGGAAGGCAGGAACGATGAAGCCGCATCCCCGCATCGAACTGATATTGAGCGATCTGTATTATATCGTCGGCCGGCTCTCCGACTATTATTCAGGAGATGAAATCCGTCTCTGGCTTTACGCTCGACACCCGCAGCTCGACGGCCAGCGTGCGATTGATCTTATCCACGATGGCAAATCGATCGACGTGCTGAGCGTGCTTGATCGGCTTGATGCCGGAGCGTACCTGTAA